In Pseudomonas sp. LRP2-20, the genomic window GTTCGGCAAGACTTACCACGTCACCGGCTGGAAAACCGGCTACGTGATAGCGCCGCCGGCCTTGAGCGCCGAGCTGCGCAAGGTGCACCAGTACGTCAACTTCTGCGGCGTGACGCCGCTGCAATGCGCATTGGCGGACTTCATGGCCGAGCACCCGGAGCACATCGATGAGCTGCCGGCCTTCTACCAGGCCAAGCGCGACCTGTTCTGCGACCTGCTCGAAAGCTCACGTTTCAGCTTTACCCGCACCGCAGGCACCTATTTCCAGCTGGTGGACTACTCGCAGATCCGCCCCGACCTGAACGATGTCGACATGGCCTTGTGGCTCACCCGTGAACACGGTGTGGCGACCATCCCGGTGTCGGTGTTCTACCAGCAACCCATCCCCGAGCAACGCCTGGTGCGCCTGTGCTTTGCCAAACGTGAGGAGACGCTGCGTCAGGCAGCGGAAAAACTATGCGCGATCTGAGTGCACTGCCCAACCTGAAAGTCGCCCTGGTCCAGACCACCCTGGCGTGGCATGACCGTGAGGCCAACTACGCGCATTTCGAGGTGCTGCTGGACCAGGCCCGTGGTGCCGATCTGGTGGTGCTGCCGGAGATGTTCACCACGGGTTTTTCCATGCAGTCGCAAGCCTTGTGCGAGCCTGAGAACGGCCCGACCTACAAATGGCTCAAAGCCCAGGCCAAGCGCATCGATGCGGTGATCACCGGCAGCGTGATCATCCAGGCCGCCGACGGCAGCCACCGCAACCGTCTGCTGTGGGCGCGGCCGGATGGCGAGATCCTGCATTACGACAAGCGTCACCTGTTCCGCATGGCGGGCGAACACAAGCACTACACCCCGGGTGAGCGCCAGGTACAGTTCGAGGTCAAGGGGTGGCGGGTGCGCCCGCTGATCTGCTACGACCTGCGCTTCCCGGTGTGGAGCTGTGATGCCCAGGACACCGACCTGCTGCTGTACACCGCCAACTGGCCCGCGGCACGGCGCCAGCACTGGAACCGGCTGTTGCCGGCGCGGGGTATCGAGAACCTGTGCTATGTGGCGGCAGTGAACCGAGTGGGGACGGACGGCAAAGGCTTTGCCTATTCCGGCGACAGCCAGGTGCTGGACTTCCAGGGCGAAAGCCTGCTCAGTGCAGGGGAGGCCGACGGGGTGTTCACTGCAGTGTTGAGCGCGGCGGAGCTGGCGGCCTACCGCACCAAGTTCCCGGCCAACCTGGATGCCGATACCTTCGAGCTGCACTAATACAGAGCCGGCCTCTTCGCGGGCAAGCCCGCTCCCACAGGTGATGCACAGCCTTCGAGATCTGTGAGTCACCTGTGGGAGCGGGCTTGCCCGCGAAGAGGCCAGCCCTTGGTTACATCAACGTCCGATCAGTACACATCCCGCCGATACCGCCCATCCTCGACGAGCTGCTGCACCGCTTCTTCCCCAAGAATGCCCTTGAGCGCTGCATCCACGCCAGCCGCCATCCCTTGCAGGCTGCCGCAGACATAAACGCAAGCCCCGTCAGCCACCCAGCGCTTGAGTTCCTCGGCGTGCTGCAGCAGCACATCCTGCACATACACTTTCTCGGCCTGATCCCGCGAAAACGCCAGGTCCAGCCGCGCCAGGTCGCCGCTGTCGAGCCAGCCCTGCAGCTCTGCGCCACACAGCAGGTCATGCGCCCGGTTGCGTTCGCCAAACAGCAGCCAGTTGCGCTGTTCGCCAGCATTGATCCGCGCCCGCATCAGGCTGCGCAGGCCAGCCAGGCCGGTGCCGTTGCCGATCAGGATCATCGGTGCCGCCGTGTCCGGGAGGTGGAAACCACTGTTGCGGCGCAGGCGCAGGCTCAAGGTGCCACCCTGCGGCAGGTACTCGGTCAGCCAGCCGGAACCCAGGCCGAGGTTGCCGTCGGCATGGCGCTCCTGGCGCACGATCAGTTGCAGCACGCCATCGCTGGCGATCGAGGCAATCGAATACTCGCGGCTGCCGATCGGCACCAATGCATCGACCAGCGCTTGCGGGTGCAGGCCGATCAGGTGATCGCGACGGCTTGGCAACTGGCGGCCAGCCAACGCCTGGCCCAAGGTTTGCTGCAGGCCTTCGATGTGGACGATGGCCTTGGCGTCCAGTGCCATGCCGTCGAGGAACGCATCGATCCGTGGCTGGCCATTGAGTGGCAGGATTTCCACCAGGTCTCCGGCTTCCCAGCTGGCCGGTTGCTCGGGTTGCAGGCCCAGCAGGTAGACCGGTTGGCCCTGGCTGCCTGGGTTGAGCAGGTCGCGCTGCACCAGGGTCCAGTTGCCGAAACTTGGCGGCTGCCAGGCGCTGACGGGCTGGGCACCGGTCAGTTGCGCCAGTTCCTGCTGCCACTGTTGCAGGGCGGCCTGGTCAGCGTTGTCCACTTCCACCGGGCTGAATGCGCTGCTGGCGCCACGCTCGGCAAGCCACGCCTGCAGGCGCCGGGCGAAGCCGCAGAAGTGCGGATACTGGCGGTCGCCAAGGGCGAGCAGGGCATAGTTGAGGTTGCTCAGTGCCCAGGGTTGGCCGAGGACCTTGCGTTCGAAGCCGCGGGCGCTGTCGGGCGCTTCGCCGTCGCCGAAGGTGCTGACCACGAACAGGGCGCGGCGCGTCTGGCGCAACTCGTCTTCACCCAGGTCGGCGAGGGCGCGTACCTGTACCGACAAGCCGGCGGCCTGCAACTGCCCGGCACTTTGCCAGGCCAGCTGCTCGGCAAAGCCGCTCTGGCTGGCGAAGCCGATCAGCCAGCTGTCGCCGCTGGCCTGGGTACTGTCGACATTGCCGCGGGCGGCACGCACCTGGCGCTTCTTGCGCCGGCGGTCGAGGTACAGCAACCAGCCGGTGACGAAGAACAGCGGCATGGTCAGGCTGGCTAGGGTGACGATGATGCGCCCCGGCAGGCCGAAGTATTCGCCGACGTGCAGGGCGTAGACGCTCTGCAGCAGCTGCGCCTTGAACGACTTGTCGGTGTAGCGGTCCTGGCTTTTGACCTGGCCGGTGGCCGGGTCGAGCACCAGGGTGTTGAACGCGCGCGGGTGGGCGGCGTCCTCCAGCAGATAGAACAGGTTGGCCGGCTGGCCGCCCGCCGGCGGCAGGCGCAGGTTGTAGATGGCCAGGCCCGGGCCGGCAGCATCCTTGAGGTTGGCCCAGATGGCGTCGTAGTCGACCACCAGCGGCGGCGCGTTCTTGTCGACCTTGGGTGGCCCGTGGCGGCCACGGCCTTCGCCACGCTTCTGCTGCTGCCCGGCGGCGGGTTCGTCTGCCAGCAGTTTGTTAAGCCCTGAGCGATACCATTCGTAGGACCAGAACAGACCGGTCAGCGCGAACAGCAGATAGAACAGCAGGCACCAGGTACCGGCCACGGCGTGCAGGTCCCAGTTGAAGGCGCGGCCTTTCTTGGCCCAGTCGAAGGTCAGCCAGGTGCGCCAGTTCAGCGCCTTGCGCGGCCAGCGCAGGTACAGGCCGGACAGGCAGAAGAACACCAGCATCAGGGTGCAGGCACCGGTGATCTGGCGGCCAGTGTCGCCCATGGCGAGGAAGCGGTGCAGGGTCAGCATCAGGTTGAAGAAGCCTTGCCCGCTGGCCTCGCCCTTGAGCTCGCCGGTGTACGGGTCGGCATAGCGCAGTGCGCCGCGGCGTTCACCTGGCGGTGGAGTGAAGAACACCCGCGCGGCGTTGCCTTCGCGCACGTCCACCCACAGCATCGACACCTTGTCGCCTTGCTCGGCCTCGACCCGGCGCACCAGCTCGGCCGGTGGCAGCACGCCCTCGGCGCGCACCTCGACCTTGAGCACATCGGCGTTGAAGGCGCGCAGCAGCTCTTCCTGGAACGAGTACAGCGCACCGGTGATGCCCATCAAGGCCAGCACCAGGCCAGCGGTAATGCCAAAGAACCAGTGCAGCTGGAACAGTGTCTTCTTCACCACATCTCTCACCTTGTGTAGCTGCCACAGACTGCGCGGCGTGCATTATGCCTTGATACGCAAAAGCCCCGCTCACAGGTATGAACGGGGCGGGGGTGGGCTTCGTTTATGTCTGTTTCGGCCCCTTCGCGGGCAAGCCCGCTTCCACAGGTGCTCCACAGGATTCGAGGACTGTGGTGTCGCTGTGGGAGCGGGCTTGCCCGCGAAGAGGGCGATTCAGGCTAGCCCAACCCCATCATCAGAAGTGAACGCTGGTGGTCAGCAATGCCGTCCTGCCCGCCGCCTGGTTGGCGAAGTGGGTGGAGAAGGCCTTGTCGTAGTACACCTCGTTGGTCAGGTTCTGCACGTTCAGCTGCAGGTCGACGTTCTTGGTCAGCTTGTAGGCGGCCATGGCGTCGTAGCGCACATAGCTGTCGACCATGGTGGTGTTGGCCACGCTGCCGTACACATCATCCACGTAGAACGCACCGCCACCGACAGTCAGCTTTGGCGTGATCGAGTAGGTTGTCCACAGGCTGGCGCTGTTGTTCGGCGTGTTCGGCAGCTGGTTGCCGTCGTTGGCCTTGCCCAGCGGGCCGCCGTCGATCTGGCGCGCTTCCATGTAGGTGTAGCCGGCGAACACCTGCCACTTGTCGGTGATCTTGCCGCTGGCCGACAGCTCGATGCCCTGTACGCGGGTTTCGCCGACGTTTTCGTAGCTGGTGGTGTCCACCTGGACGCGGGCGTTTTCCTTCTCGGTGCGGAACAGCGCGGCGGCCAGGGACAGGCGCTCGTTGAGCAGGTCCCACTTGGTGCCGATCTCGTAGTTGGTGGTTTCTTCCGGCTCCATGTCGCTGCTCAGCAGGTTGCCGGAGCGATCGGTGGTGTTGCCCAGCGGATTGCCTTCAGTGCCTTCACCGAGCATTGCACCAGGTGGGGTTGCTGAGGTCGCGTAGGACACGTAGATGCTACCGTTGTCGGCCGGTTTCCACACCAGGCCCAGCTGGCCGGTGACGAACTCACTGGTGTCCTTGCCCTTGGAGACGATGCCCTTGGTACTTACCGTAGTGCTGCCGTTGGCGTTGTAGCCACGGTATTGGGTGTCGAAGTGGTCGTAACGCAGGCCCATGTTCAGCAGCCACTGGGGGGACAGTTCGAGGGTGTCGAACACGTAGATGGCCCGGGTGTTGCTCTTGGTGTTGGTGCCGGCGTAATTGCGCGAGATTGCACCGTTCCACGGATCATCCGGGTTCGGGTTGCTCAGCGAGGTACAGTTGTAGCCGCTGGTAGCTCCAATCATGCCTGGGGTGCAATTGGTGTTGGCTGCGCCACCGGCGACGGTGTCGGTGTCGACGTTGTAGCTTTCGCGGTCGCTTTCCTCACGGCTCAATTCGATACCGGTGGAGAAGCTGTTCTTCATGCTGCCCAGGTAGAACTCACCAAACAGGTCGGTCTGGTTGGTGGTAGTGGCGGTGTTGCCAACGCGGGTGTTGGCACGGCGCCAGACGCTGCCGTTGTTGACGTTGCCCTTGCTGTCATCGGGCTGGGTCAGGATGTAGTCCTGCATGCTGTTGCCGTGACGGAAGGTGTTCTTGATGGTCAGCGAGTCGGTCAGGTCGTGCTCGATGGCGAAGGTGGCGATATCCACCCGGCTCTTGCGGAAGTCGCGGTCGGTCAGGCCGTAGAAGTTGTCGCTGTCGCCGCCGTCGTATGGCTTGCTCGGGTGAGCAGAGGTCCGCGCGGCGCTGCCAGCGGTCGGGATGGTGTACGGGATGCCCGAATCTGGCAGGTCGTCGCTTTCGAGGTGGTAGTAGTCGAGGTTGACCCGGGTCGCGGTGCCCAGGCCGAAGGCCAGCGACGGGGCGATACCCCAGCGGTCGTAGTTGACCTTGTCACGGCCGGCAACGTTGCTTTCGTGGGTCATCAGGTTCAGGCGCCCGGCAACGGTGTCACTGAACTGGTAGTTGCCATCGAAGGTGTAGCGCTGGGTCTGGTCGCTGCCCCAGGTCCAGGCACCGTCGAGCGAGTTGCCCAGGTGCGCGCGCTTGCTCACCAGGTTGATGGTGCCGCCAGCGGCACCGCGGCCACCGATGGCCGAGTTCGGGCCCTTGGCCACTTCGACCGATTCGATGGCGAAGATTTCGCGGGTCTGGGCGCCGGTGTCGCGCACGCCGTCCAGGTAAGTGTCACCCTGGGCGTCGAAGCCGCGGATGAACGGGCGGTCGCCTTGCGGGTTGCCGCCTTCGCCGGCACCGAAGGTGATGCCAGGCACGGTGCGCAGGGCGTCCTGCAGGGTCAGGGCGTTGGTGTCCTTGATCACTTGCTGCGGGATCACGGTGACCGAGCGCGGGGTGTCCACTAGCGGTGCGGTGTACTTCTGCGAGGAGGCCTTCTCGACCTTGTAATCGGTGCTGGCCTGCTCAGCCTTGCCATTGACGCTGGTGGCGTCCAGGGTGATGGCGTTGCTGGCAGCCGGGTCAGCCGCGTAAGCGCCCGAAGCGCTGAGGGCGACACCGATGGCCGAGACGATCAGGCGTGGTGAACTCACTGCAGATGGTACGTGACGCATTGTTGTAGGCCTTCCCCAAGGTGTGAAGGCCGCGGATGTTAATGTAAGGATTTGTAAGGCACAATTGAGACTCGTTACCATTCGCTATGAATTTACAATCTTTACATATTCTCTTTACGTTTTGTGGACGCTGAATCGTCTAAAGCGCAGCCAGGGCTTGTGCGGCGTAAAAGGGAATCAATATCATTGACGCTTTACGGATCTTAACGGTGCCGCCGCCATGCTGCTTCATATCCCAGGGTTGTTCGACGCCGATGAGCTGGCCCGTATTCGCGAGGCGCTGGAGCAGACCGACTGGGCCGACGGCAAAGTCACGGCCGGTTACCAGTCGGCCAAGGCCAAGCACAACCTGCAACTGCCGGAAGGGCACCCGCTGGCCAAGGAGATCGGCAGCGCCCTGATCGACCGCTTGTGGCAGACCCCGCGTTTCATGTCGGCGGCCTTGCCACACAAGGTGTTCCCGCCATTGATCAACTGCTACCGCGAGGGCGGCAACTTCGGCTTCCACATCGACAATGCCCTGCGCCAGCCCAAGGGCAGCCCGGAACGGGTGCGCACCGACCTGTCCTCGACCCTGTTCCTCAGCGACCCGGACAGCTACGACGGCGGCGAACTGGTGATCCAGGACACCTACGGCCTGCAGCAGGTCAAGCTGGCGGCCGGCGACCTGGTGCTGTACCCCGGCACCAGCCTGCACAAGGTCAACCCGGTGACCCGTGGTGTGCGCTACGCGGCGTTCTTCTGGACCCAGAGCCTGGTGCGCGAGGACAGCCAGCGGGCCTTGCTGTTCGAGATGGACAATGCCATCCAGCAGCTCACTGCCGATGTGCCAGACCACCCGTCGCTGCTGCAACTGACCGGCACCTACCACAACCTGCTGCGCCGCTGGGCCGAGGTCTGAGCCATGTCCTATCAGTTGCGGCGTGAAGAAGTGGTGGATGCTGCCGGCCTGCAGGCCATGCTCGAACACAGCCCCGGCAAGGCAGCCCAGGCGATCCTGGCAGCGGCGGGGGAGGGCATGGTCGAGGCGCAGTTGCTGCTCGGGCAGATCCTGCTCGATGGCCGGGGTATCGAGCAGGATGCCGGCGTTGCCCGGCGCTGGTTTGGTATTGCCGCGCAGGGCGGCAGTGCCATGGCGCACAACATGCTCGGTCGCTGCCTGGAACATGGCTGGGGTGGCGAGGTGAACCTGGCGCAGTCGGCCATTCACTATGCACTTGCAGCCGATGCCGGGTTGGATTGGGGGCTCTATAACCTGGGTAATCTGTTGGCTACCGGGCGTGGCCTGCCGGCCAACCAGGCCCAGGCGCTGGCCTGTTACGAGAAGGCCGCGCAGATGGGCCATGCCAAGTCGATGAACCTGTATGGGCGTTACCTGGAGCATGGCATCGCCACCGCGCCGAGCCCGGTGCGGGCGGTACGCTGGTATCGGCGCTCGGCCGAGGCGGGGGATTTTCGCGGGATGTTCAGCCTGGCGATGGTGCTGGCCGAGCGTGGGGAGTTAGTGGAGGCCGGGGCTTGGCTGGAGAAAGCCAAGGTCGAGGGGAACCTGAATTTCCTGCGCAGTGCCTTGGTGACCTTGCAGGGGGCGGGGCCGGCGTTGATGGCCTTTGCCGGGAGCTATGCCCAGGAGCTGGAGCGGCGCGAAATCTGATGTTGACTGGGCCGGCCCCTTCGCGGGCAAGCCCGCTCCCACAGGTACAGCGCCAGTTTTCAATGTAGCGCCGTCCCTGTAGGAGCGGGCTTGCCCGCGAAGAGGCCGGTGCAGGAGAGCACAAATGAAAACGGGGCCTTTCGGCCCCGTTTCGCATTACAGGTAGTAAGCCTTCAGCGGCGGGAAGCCGTTGAATTCCACAGCGCTGTAGCTGGTGGTGTAGGCACCGGTCGACAGCCAGTACAGGCGGTCACCGATGGCCAGGTTCAGCGGCAGGCCGTACTTGTAGTTTTCGTACATGATGTCGGCGCTGTCGCAGGTCGGGCC contains:
- a CDS encoding amidohydrolase; the protein is MRDLSALPNLKVALVQTTLAWHDREANYAHFEVLLDQARGADLVVLPEMFTTGFSMQSQALCEPENGPTYKWLKAQAKRIDAVITGSVIIQAADGSHRNRLLWARPDGEILHYDKRHLFRMAGEHKHYTPGERQVQFEVKGWRVRPLICYDLRFPVWSCDAQDTDLLLYTANWPAARRQHWNRLLPARGIENLCYVAAVNRVGTDGKGFAYSGDSQVLDFQGESLLSAGEADGVFTAVLSAAELAAYRTKFPANLDADTFELH
- a CDS encoding sulfite reductase flavoprotein subunit alpha; the encoded protein is MVKKTLFQLHWFFGITAGLVLALMGITGALYSFQEELLRAFNADVLKVEVRAEGVLPPAELVRRVEAEQGDKVSMLWVDVREGNAARVFFTPPPGERRGALRYADPYTGELKGEASGQGFFNLMLTLHRFLAMGDTGRQITGACTLMLVFFCLSGLYLRWPRKALNWRTWLTFDWAKKGRAFNWDLHAVAGTWCLLFYLLFALTGLFWSYEWYRSGLNKLLADEPAAGQQQKRGEGRGRHGPPKVDKNAPPLVVDYDAIWANLKDAAGPGLAIYNLRLPPAGGQPANLFYLLEDAAHPRAFNTLVLDPATGQVKSQDRYTDKSFKAQLLQSVYALHVGEYFGLPGRIIVTLASLTMPLFFVTGWLLYLDRRRKKRQVRAARGNVDSTQASGDSWLIGFASQSGFAEQLAWQSAGQLQAAGLSVQVRALADLGEDELRQTRRALFVVSTFGDGEAPDSARGFERKVLGQPWALSNLNYALLALGDRQYPHFCGFARRLQAWLAERGASSAFSPVEVDNADQAALQQWQQELAQLTGAQPVSAWQPPSFGNWTLVQRDLLNPGSQGQPVYLLGLQPEQPASWEAGDLVEILPLNGQPRIDAFLDGMALDAKAIVHIEGLQQTLGQALAGRQLPSRRDHLIGLHPQALVDALVPIGSREYSIASIASDGVLQLIVRQERHADGNLGLGSGWLTEYLPQGGTLSLRLRRNSGFHLPDTAAPMILIGNGTGLAGLRSLMRARINAGEQRNWLLFGERNRAHDLLCGAELQGWLDSGDLARLDLAFSRDQAEKVYVQDVLLQHAEELKRWVADGACVYVCGSLQGMAAGVDAALKGILGEEAVQQLVEDGRYRRDVY
- a CDS encoding TonB-dependent receptor yields the protein MRHVPSAVSSPRLIVSAIGVALSASGAYAADPAASNAITLDATSVNGKAEQASTDYKVEKASSQKYTAPLVDTPRSVTVIPQQVIKDTNALTLQDALRTVPGITFGAGEGGNPQGDRPFIRGFDAQGDTYLDGVRDTGAQTREIFAIESVEVAKGPNSAIGGRGAAGGTINLVSKRAHLGNSLDGAWTWGSDQTQRYTFDGNYQFSDTVAGRLNLMTHESNVAGRDKVNYDRWGIAPSLAFGLGTATRVNLDYYHLESDDLPDSGIPYTIPTAGSAARTSAHPSKPYDGGDSDNFYGLTDRDFRKSRVDIATFAIEHDLTDSLTIKNTFRHGNSMQDYILTQPDDSKGNVNNGSVWRRANTRVGNTATTTNQTDLFGEFYLGSMKNSFSTGIELSREESDRESYNVDTDTVAGGAANTNCTPGMIGATSGYNCTSLSNPNPDDPWNGAISRNYAGTNTKSNTRAIYVFDTLELSPQWLLNMGLRYDHFDTQYRGYNANGSTTVSTKGIVSKGKDTSEFVTGQLGLVWKPADNGSIYVSYATSATPPGAMLGEGTEGNPLGNTTDRSGNLLSSDMEPEETTNYEIGTKWDLLNERLSLAAALFRTEKENARVQVDTTSYENVGETRVQGIELSASGKITDKWQVFAGYTYMEARQIDGGPLGKANDGNQLPNTPNNSASLWTTYSITPKLTVGGGAFYVDDVYGSVANTTMVDSYVRYDAMAAYKLTKNVDLQLNVQNLTNEVYYDKAFSTHFANQAAGRTALLTTSVHF
- a CDS encoding Fe2+-dependent dioxygenase, which encodes MLLHIPGLFDADELARIREALEQTDWADGKVTAGYQSAKAKHNLQLPEGHPLAKEIGSALIDRLWQTPRFMSAALPHKVFPPLINCYREGGNFGFHIDNALRQPKGSPERVRTDLSSTLFLSDPDSYDGGELVIQDTYGLQQVKLAAGDLVLYPGTSLHKVNPVTRGVRYAAFFWTQSLVREDSQRALLFEMDNAIQQLTADVPDHPSLLQLTGTYHNLLRRWAEV
- a CDS encoding tetratricopeptide repeat protein, which encodes MSYQLRREEVVDAAGLQAMLEHSPGKAAQAILAAAGEGMVEAQLLLGQILLDGRGIEQDAGVARRWFGIAAQGGSAMAHNMLGRCLEHGWGGEVNLAQSAIHYALAADAGLDWGLYNLGNLLATGRGLPANQAQALACYEKAAQMGHAKSMNLYGRYLEHGIATAPSPVRAVRWYRRSAEAGDFRGMFSLAMVLAERGELVEAGAWLEKAKVEGNLNFLRSALVTLQGAGPALMAFAGSYAQELERREI